The genomic window CCAGAGTGATAAATCAGCTGTGGGCGTTCATAAATAAACTCGACAAACTTGCGAGCCACCAAGTTAAAGCCCGGTAGATTGCGCAACGCTAGTTCCGCTTGCGCATCGAGAGGGTGTCTGAAGGCTTCGCTAGAAAGGCCAGGGTAGGTAGGCATCGCAATTCCTTCACGCTCTGCCCTCACATTCTCGCTAGATTTTTTGATTTTGGGTACCGGCCAAGACCTTGAGCCCTCTGAGATGAGGCAAATCAGGTTTTGCGCAGCAACAAGGCCTCAAGTCCCCAAGCGCCTTTTGCCCTCCAGAGCTGCAGGCAACCCAGGCCTAAATCACAGGGATAAGGCTACATCACCAACAAACGATAGATGCCAGGACAATCGATCGCCGCTAGGATCAACGTGCTACACCTGGTTTGCCCCAGTGCGCCGACTGCCTATTCCGGCCTCCTACGCCGATCCCTGGAGCATTACTCATGGAGCTTGTTACCGATCCACCCATTTCCGTCAAGATCCGCAAAATGAAAGAGCGGGTGCGATGGCAAGAGCCAGAAATGGTTAAACGGGGCATCGATCAGACTCGCATGGTCCTGGACGATGGTCAGCAGGACAATCCAGACTTCTCTTTTATTGTTTTAGGGGATAGTGGTTCGGGGTCCTATCGAGGTTATAATCCCCAGCGCCGAGTCGCTGAACTCATGCTGGAACAGCGGGACGGCTGTCGGTTTGTGCTACACACCGGCGATGTCATTTATTTCGTCGGCTCAAGCGAGTTTTACCCCAAAAACTTTATCGAGCCCTATCGGGAATTTCTAGTAGGTGGCGAAAATCACGAGCGCATTGCCTATGACCAAATGGTTTTCAACTTGCCTATTTTGCCCGTCTTAGGCAACCACGATTATTACGATCTGCCGCTGCTCTACGGCCTGCTGGCTCAAGGCACCCGACCCCTGCGTCGCTTGCTTCGATCCAAGATTGATTTTGATATTGGCTTGCATGGCTCGCATCAAGGCGATGCCTACGCCCGGGCCTTTCTGGATTACCTCAAAGCGCTGCCCAATCCCGCTGATTTAAGCGCTCACCTCGATCAGCATTACACAGCCAAAACCGAGACTGGTTTCTGTCTGCGTTATGAACCGGGGCAATTCACTCGCCTGCCCAACCGTTACTACAGCTTCCGCTACGGCGGCATCGATTTCTTTGCCTTAGATTCCAATACGTTCAATGCACCGCTACCTTTGCCAGCGACCCGAGAGGGTGACGCTTACCGGCACACGCTCGAACAGCGACGAGCTGAACAAGCGCAAAAGAAACAGGAACTCATGAATGCTGGCATGAGCCTCAGCTCCAACCCGCCGGAACAAGTAGAAGAACACGACGACTTGCGCACCAAGATTGAGCAAATTGACGAGGTAATCCACGACATCGATCAGCAATTAGCCGCTAATGAAACAACGGTCACGGATACTGAGCAGTTGAAGTGGCTGCAACAAGGGCTAATCAAATCCTGGAACACTTCCGAGGTGCGTGGGCGGATCATCTATTTCCACCATCCTCCCTATGTCACTGAGGCATCTAAGTGGCATCAGGCCCAAACCCTCGCCATTCGCCACCGCTTGCGTCAAGTTCTGGACAACGTTGCCAAGGCCGTCGGCGCTCAGGCTCAGGACCGCCCGCTGGTCGATCTGATCTTGAATGGTCATGCCCACTGTCTGGATTATGTTCGGACTCTGGACACGGGTCATGCTGATGCCAACTTAAACTGGATTGTCTGCGGTGGCAGTGGCTTCAGTCTCCGTCGCCAACGCACGGAAGGGCCGGAACTCATTGAGGGGGTTGGGGGTCTTGGAAGTAGCCAAACTCGCCTAGTGGCAAAGTCTCTGCTCTACGTTGGCCGCAATGGCCACGGCTATCAGAAGCGACGCCCCTACTCCTTCTTGCGCATTGATGTTCAAGATGGGCGACCGCCCAAATTCACAGTGCGGCCCTTTGCAGCGGAGCGAACCCAAAGACAGTGGCAAACCCAAGCAATCAAGCCGTTTGTAATTTGAGGGTGCAGACCAGTTACTCTGCTCTAAATCTGAACTCAAGGAGGGCAAGGTGGATACACTTTTAATCGTCAACCCAACCTCTGGACCTAATGACCAAGCCAGTTTGCTACGCGATATTATCAAAGCTCTCCAAGACCAAAACATTCGGGCTGAGGTTAGCCTAACCACCCCGGATTCTGATGGGCAAGCTCTGGCTGCTGAGGCCGCGCAAGCAGGAACTAAATTGGTGATTGCGGCGGGTGGCGATGGCACTATCGAAGCAGTAGCTCGGGGTTTAATTCACACCTCAACGGCCCTAGGTATTATCCCTCTGGGAACCCGGAATAACATTGCGGCCAGTTTGAGTATCCCCAACAACTTAGAGCAAGCCGCTCGAATTTTGGTAGAAGGGGAAAGCTGCCAAATTGATGTGGGCAAAGCGAACGATCACTACTTTCTAGAAGTGGTTGGTATAGGCCTTGAGGCAGTTCTCTTTCCCTGTGGCGATGAAGTCAAAGAAGCGGTCAAGAAAAATCGTCTGGCTCTACTCAGGAGTGTGTTGAGTGGCCTCAAGATCTTTTCAGAGTTCCGGTCTCACCGCTTAGTCCTACGGCTCAATGGTCGACGCCTGCTACGGCTACGCACTCTTCAGGTCAACATCTGCAATAGTCCGCGCTATGGTATGGAATTTGCCTTAGCTCCTAATGCCAAAATGGACGACGGCAAGCTGGACGTAATCTACCTTGACAACGCTTCCAAATGGGAGCATCTTCAGCACTTTTTCACTGCCATGCGCGGTCAGCCTCTATCCCGCGAACAA from Leptolyngbya sp. FACHB-261 includes these protein-coding regions:
- a CDS encoding diacylglycerol kinase family protein, whose translation is MDTLLIVNPTSGPNDQASLLRDIIKALQDQNIRAEVSLTTPDSDGQALAAEAAQAGTKLVIAAGGDGTIEAVARGLIHTSTALGIIPLGTRNNIAASLSIPNNLEQAARILVEGESCQIDVGKANDHYFLEVVGIGLEAVLFPCGDEVKEAVKKNRLALLRSVLSGLKIFSEFRSHRLVLRLNGRRLLRLRTLQVNICNSPRYGMEFALAPNAKMDDGKLDVIYLDNASKWEHLQHFFTAMRGQPLSREQLRTYQAARIEVRSYHPLKVHADGDCIGNTPLTVEVVPKALRVRVPTPELLTKFAEEEGQSSIPALSELPGGA
- a CDS encoding metallophosphoesterase is translated as MELVTDPPISVKIRKMKERVRWQEPEMVKRGIDQTRMVLDDGQQDNPDFSFIVLGDSGSGSYRGYNPQRRVAELMLEQRDGCRFVLHTGDVIYFVGSSEFYPKNFIEPYREFLVGGENHERIAYDQMVFNLPILPVLGNHDYYDLPLLYGLLAQGTRPLRRLLRSKIDFDIGLHGSHQGDAYARAFLDYLKALPNPADLSAHLDQHYTAKTETGFCLRYEPGQFTRLPNRYYSFRYGGIDFFALDSNTFNAPLPLPATREGDAYRHTLEQRRAEQAQKKQELMNAGMSLSSNPPEQVEEHDDLRTKIEQIDEVIHDIDQQLAANETTVTDTEQLKWLQQGLIKSWNTSEVRGRIIYFHHPPYVTEASKWHQAQTLAIRHRLRQVLDNVAKAVGAQAQDRPLVDLILNGHAHCLDYVRTLDTGHADANLNWIVCGGSGFSLRRQRTEGPELIEGVGGLGSSQTRLVAKSLLYVGRNGHGYQKRRPYSFLRIDVQDGRPPKFTVRPFAAERTQRQWQTQAIKPFVI